Proteins encoded together in one Mycobacterium simiae window:
- a CDS encoding 4-hydroxyphenylacetate 3-hydroxylase N-terminal domain-containing protein: protein MSSAIDPQRLRIDKVVEALKDSPEPHLLTGDLYKRTLRDGRRVIDSFGREIEDVTVHPDLRAVDTTARVLDAQFAPESQDILTFRGDDGGRRGIGWQIPTTREHLLAKKDGTGFITKQTMGVYGRPVDYGAMMALGFLSTIDRIEAENPEFAQNIRDFVALSADHNLLSTDLIADPQSDKNIPRNERPSQLRIIKETPDGVVLNGAKVAGSMGALGHFFTLSTTLGPGLGPDAAIWAAIPVNSPGVTLLLREPTANMHSPRADHPLDHAGEEMDQIIMFDNVSLPREYVFSAHNLDLLTLYYESCAFSLWSVMTRLAFRAEIFAGVAQVITEILGTDKIPGVQNAVADVTLYAQTLKAYALATIHESVEWNGVQVPNPELVTAGRLYSIENYPRITYQIQDLSGQALVARWPEKVWDHPEFGPKMDAYFPGTGVTAREKNVFFNFVFDLLCGAHAGRVALFENINATPPAFVKSLVYSKTDRKAAARLVRDYVGIS, encoded by the coding sequence ATGTCCAGCGCCATCGACCCGCAGCGGCTCCGGATCGACAAGGTCGTCGAAGCTCTTAAAGACAGTCCTGAACCACACTTGCTGACCGGCGACCTCTACAAGCGCACGCTGCGCGACGGCCGGCGCGTCATCGATTCCTTCGGACGCGAAATCGAAGACGTTACAGTGCATCCCGACCTTCGCGCCGTGGACACCACCGCGAGGGTACTCGACGCCCAGTTCGCGCCAGAGTCGCAGGATATCTTGACCTTCCGTGGCGACGACGGCGGCCGCCGGGGAATCGGGTGGCAAATCCCGACGACCCGCGAGCACTTATTGGCCAAAAAGGACGGCACCGGGTTCATCACTAAACAAACGATGGGCGTCTATGGCCGGCCAGTCGACTACGGCGCCATGATGGCTCTGGGATTCTTGTCGACCATCGATCGGATCGAAGCCGAGAATCCGGAATTCGCGCAAAATATCCGCGATTTCGTCGCGTTGTCCGCCGATCACAATCTCTTGAGCACGGACTTGATCGCCGATCCCCAGTCCGATAAGAATATCCCGCGCAACGAGCGCCCGTCGCAGCTGCGCATCATCAAGGAAACCCCGGACGGCGTCGTGCTCAACGGCGCGAAGGTCGCCGGCAGCATGGGGGCCCTTGGGCACTTCTTCACGCTGTCGACCACGCTGGGCCCCGGCTTGGGTCCCGACGCAGCGATCTGGGCGGCCATCCCGGTCAACAGCCCCGGCGTCACGCTGCTCCTGCGCGAACCGACCGCCAACATGCATTCACCCCGCGCCGACCATCCGCTGGACCATGCCGGTGAGGAGATGGACCAGATCATCATGTTCGACAACGTGTCTCTACCACGCGAATACGTCTTCAGCGCCCACAACCTGGACCTGCTGACACTGTATTACGAGAGTTGCGCGTTCTCGCTGTGGTCAGTGATGACCCGGCTGGCGTTCCGGGCCGAGATCTTTGCCGGCGTTGCGCAGGTCATCACCGAAATCCTGGGCACCGACAAGATCCCGGGCGTGCAAAATGCGGTCGCCGACGTCACTCTCTACGCCCAGACGCTCAAGGCGTACGCGCTGGCCACCATTCATGAATCGGTGGAGTGGAACGGGGTGCAGGTCCCCAACCCTGAACTGGTCACGGCCGGGCGGCTCTACTCCATCGAGAATTACCCGCGGATCACCTACCAGATTCAGGATCTCAGCGGGCAGGCTCTCGTCGCACGTTGGCCCGAAAAGGTATGGGATCACCCGGAATTCGGGCCGAAGATGGATGCCTACTTCCCCGGCACCGGGGTGACCGCGCGGGAGAAGAACGTCTTCTTCAACTTCGTCTTCGATCTGCTCTGTGGGGCCCATGCGGGACGTGTCGCGCTGTTCGAGAATATCAACGCGACGCCGCCGGCCTTCGTCAAAAGCCTTGTCTACAGCAAGACCGACCGCAAGGCAGCAGCTCGACTGGTGCGCGACTACGTCGGAATCTCCTAG
- a CDS encoding MerR family transcriptional regulator: protein MANARSWLIGEVAKIVGTSPSRIRAWEKEGLLNVRRTSSGHRLYSTADVERLRELKRLVDGEGWSATAIKANLNAHFPDNMSPSNAIGRRIRDLRGTAGWSLRDLAERCGVAPSTVSSLERGQSMPSVGSLHKLGRAFGMTLAQLLEVDEADSSLVVRKSERVLIPMHTPGLAWEKLYTGESVLESLMVTVQPGAGTDGALQHYGEEFLYVIKGSIELVLDGHQKYDLHAGDAMTFDSMREHSYSNRGTKIAQIVWVNTPPTI, encoded by the coding sequence ATGGCTAATGCGAGGTCTTGGTTAATTGGCGAGGTAGCCAAGATCGTTGGGACCTCCCCGAGCCGTATCCGGGCGTGGGAGAAAGAGGGGCTGCTCAACGTCCGTCGCACGTCGTCCGGTCATCGCCTGTACTCAACAGCTGACGTTGAACGGTTACGCGAGCTGAAGCGCCTCGTCGACGGTGAGGGATGGTCAGCCACCGCGATCAAGGCCAATCTCAACGCTCATTTTCCAGACAACATGTCTCCGAGCAATGCGATCGGGCGGCGCATTCGCGATCTGCGGGGGACAGCCGGATGGTCGTTACGCGACCTAGCCGAACGCTGCGGTGTTGCACCGTCAACGGTCAGCAGTCTTGAGCGTGGCCAGTCGATGCCGTCCGTTGGCTCGCTGCACAAGCTTGGTCGGGCATTTGGGATGACACTCGCTCAGCTTCTGGAAGTCGACGAAGCCGACAGTTCTCTTGTTGTCCGCAAGAGTGAACGGGTGCTGATTCCGATGCATACACCGGGATTGGCGTGGGAAAAGCTCTACACCGGGGAATCAGTCCTGGAATCTTTGATGGTGACTGTGCAGCCGGGAGCCGGCACCGACGGCGCGCTTCAACACTACGGCGAGGAGTTTCTCTACGTCATCAAAGGCTCGATCGAGTTGGTTCTCGACGGCCATCAGAAGTATGACTTGCATGCCGGGGACGCCATGACGTTTGACAGCATGCGCGAACACTCCTACAGCAACCGCGGGACAAAGATCGCGCAGATCGTCTGGGTCAACACCCCACCGACGATCTGA
- a CDS encoding RidA family protein, giving the protein MPEDTWDWHMPTPFSQGWRVGNLVFIGGQLSADRHGNVVGAGDIEVQTRNVFEHITKTLAAAGATWEHVVKLNTYYCFDGDGDEVKENWTKMTKIRMQYLPNPGPCGTAVRVSGLMYDGFLIEVEAIAIITEGK; this is encoded by the coding sequence ATGCCCGAAGACACCTGGGACTGGCATATGCCCACCCCGTTCTCGCAGGGTTGGCGGGTCGGGAACCTCGTTTTCATCGGCGGCCAGTTGTCGGCTGACAGACACGGCAACGTCGTCGGCGCCGGTGACATCGAAGTGCAGACCCGCAACGTCTTCGAACACATCACCAAGACACTCGCCGCGGCCGGTGCCACGTGGGAGCACGTCGTCAAACTCAACACCTACTACTGCTTCGACGGCGACGGCGATGAGGTCAAAGAGAACTGGACGAAGATGACCAAAATCCGTATGCAGTACCTGCCCAACCCGGGACCTTGCGGCACCGCGGTTCGCGTGTCCGGCCTCATGTACGACGGATTTTTGATCGAAGTCGAAGCCATCGCGATCATCACCGAAGGGAAATAA
- a CDS encoding purine-cytosine permease family protein, with product MESTFRAAQVEQVTISPVPEGARRGRARGLFPIWFGVQIMPLTVVTGVLGTTVYDLPAGWAILASVIGNLVGAVFVSLHSVQGPRLGVPQMVQSRGQFGLRGSLLVLAVVILMYVGFLASILVLAASALQVIAPKLGSVPALIVSGAITLALVIFGYEMIHKVNRMLMPLFALAAVAALGYVMASGAPESATSTPSFTVQGFMGMLSVAAIWQLSYAPYVSDYSRYLPSRVSSAASFWATYLGAAGGAIPMMVIGALLGRVSDGSLSALYHLLPTGVGVFVMIVFFLGSIDACTINLYGPALCVATTIQTFKHDWLPGARARATIATIISVLSVYVAAAFASDFLVSYSNFIEILLYLLIPWSVINLVDYYLVRKADYHVASFFTPTGGIYKHYNSAAIVSYIVGFLVQLPFMSGAFYTGFVAHEMGGVDIAWIVGSLVTVLVYGVLGLRQERTAMVSRVSPAAEATAA from the coding sequence ATGGAATCGACCTTTCGCGCCGCTCAGGTCGAGCAGGTGACGATCTCACCAGTCCCCGAGGGCGCCCGTCGCGGGCGCGCACGCGGACTGTTTCCGATCTGGTTCGGCGTTCAGATCATGCCGCTCACGGTGGTGACCGGCGTGCTGGGCACCACGGTCTACGACCTGCCGGCCGGGTGGGCCATTCTCGCCAGCGTCATCGGCAACCTGGTCGGCGCGGTCTTTGTGTCGCTGCATTCGGTGCAGGGACCCCGTTTAGGTGTCCCGCAAATGGTGCAGAGTCGCGGCCAGTTCGGTCTGCGCGGATCACTGCTGGTGCTCGCGGTTGTGATCCTGATGTATGTCGGCTTCCTCGCGTCGATCCTCGTTCTGGCGGCATCGGCATTGCAGGTCATCGCCCCGAAGCTGGGCAGTGTGCCGGCGTTAATCGTAAGCGGTGCAATTACTTTGGCTTTGGTGATATTCGGATACGAGATGATCCACAAGGTGAACCGGATGCTGATGCCGCTGTTCGCCCTCGCGGCGGTGGCGGCGCTCGGATACGTCATGGCCAGCGGCGCACCCGAGTCGGCAACGAGCACACCATCATTCACCGTGCAGGGGTTCATGGGGATGCTGTCGGTGGCCGCCATCTGGCAGTTGTCCTACGCGCCCTACGTTTCGGACTATTCGCGCTACCTACCCAGCCGGGTTTCCTCCGCGGCGTCGTTTTGGGCGACTTACCTGGGCGCCGCAGGCGGCGCGATCCCGATGATGGTCATCGGCGCCCTGCTCGGAAGGGTCTCCGACGGCAGCCTCAGCGCCCTTTACCACCTGCTGCCCACCGGAGTAGGCGTGTTTGTCATGATCGTGTTCTTCTTGGGCTCGATCGACGCCTGCACCATCAACCTCTACGGGCCCGCTCTGTGTGTGGCCACCACCATCCAGACGTTCAAGCATGATTGGCTGCCCGGCGCCCGCGCACGCGCCACGATCGCGACCATCATCAGTGTGCTGTCGGTCTACGTGGCGGCCGCCTTCGCCAGCGACTTCCTAGTCAGCTACAGCAACTTCATCGAGATCTTGCTTTACCTCTTGATCCCGTGGAGCGTGATCAACTTGGTCGACTACTACCTGGTTCGCAAAGCGGACTACCACGTGGCGTCTTTCTTTACGCCCACCGGCGGCATCTACAAGCACTACAACTCTGCCGCCATCGTGTCCTACATCGTCGGCTTCCTTGTCCAACTGCCGTTCATGTCCGGAGCGTTCTACACCGGCTTCGTGGCGCACGAGATGGGTGGCGTGGACATCGCCTGGATCGTCGGGTCGCTGGTCACCGTCCTGGTGTATGGGGTGCTTGGCCTCAGGCAGGAGAGGACTGCGATGGTGAGCCGGGTCAGCCCTGCCGCAGAAGCCACCGCCGCTTAG
- a CDS encoding beta-ketoacyl synthase N-terminal-like domain-containing protein gives MTFEPIAIVGQGCIFPGGLHPRDLWAGILDGRDALGSAPADRMPTPAPTIRSHSRTTPSDYPVCDIGGYVRGFADVFTPLGFLIAAESIAGLDPLYLWTMHAARQAIEDAGWALGDVPGRTGLVLGNLSYPTRTLTDLAEEVWSGRTPAVDRRNRFCSGLPAALAADALGITAGAFSLDAACASSLYAIKLACDRLHDHAADVMLAGGVNGANPLLIADGFTAVGALSPTGRSRPFHRDADGLVPGEGAGFVVLRRLRDAVSAHDRIIGVIRAVGLSNDGRGPGALSPSSTGQERAMCLAYQMADLDPSDISLIECHATGTPVGDLTEFTSMSRIFAGLNDVPIGSVKSNLGHLITASGVVGLIKVLAAMDAGIRPPTLHSDEPAPFIAGSPFRLLTHAEPWTCAGPRRAAINNFGFGGNNAHLIVEEWIESVELLSIPSTHTVDRTADDDVAIIGLSLLVGDDHDTCDVAERLVSQRPVTELEEDGTRRARMRGLNVDLSRVRIPPNDLEHALAQQLSILCAALGIGELIKTLPPERTSILVGMGCDAEVARFPVRLRLCELLDDPALLADARDRVVRKLEAPGVVGTLPNAVANRLNNQFDIRGPSFVVNDEQLSGITALSLATRALRSKEIDAAIVGAVDMSCEPIHEAAARDLLSAGEQDPADAAVVLVVKRAVDALRSGDPVLAIVTADSRQRHDDVHLGNVPGAHNVSRLLGHAHAASGLLHIAVGALCGFLGVKPDGEPWTSRVRAVTVSMNGLFNKREQAFLTNAHGENSSTIVQLARLKQLLANTRPGITQRRYPAHLPPVVLPHGYPSRGPESPDKFADGSSDQTRRLTGLPRAPALPSIADARLRQPLGSALVQHDSAESVAVDTSSVTTLKGQFENPLGSTGIAPAAGSSTHVEDPSEQSSPAATSGALHGGYRAKQPAPPDEKALPAPTTKRRPTGPTLDKRDLQRHSSGQISDVFGPAFAVQDRYRRQVRMPGPPLLLADRILGIDASPAEFDAGTIWSETDVTPGAWYLHQGRMPAGIMIESGQADLVLISWMGADFANQGERVYRLLGCQITFLGGLAEVGDTLRFDIHIDSHTRIGEIRMFTFHYDCSIRGVERLMMRNGLAGFFSDEELASSKGVLWRPERETVTGQRDSAPVAIARTALSREELAALAAGHLWEVLGLGFELAATHTRTPRICAPEMLLMHEVTDLDYDGGPWGRGYLRAVRRLRADDWFFSGHFEDDPCMPGSVMFEATLQSMAVYMTVFGMTLESDGWRFEPVPFETYEFQCRGQVTPSSRELVCEVFVREVIADREPKLFADVLCTVDGLAAYYCRRMGLGLSPGWVNDLGFSELNGRIEFPRASQDGAAFEFPALLEIAWGRIAPVLGAKFEHVENRKFPRLPAPPFLMISRIQSLMAELGVMRPGAKVIAEYDIPEDAWYFAANGASSVPNALLMEVCLQPCGWLTGYTGGPPTDDDDMYIRNLEGTAVRYVEVTRASGTLRTEAVLTSVTKTGSTALARFSVEVYTRDTLAYTAETLFGCFTGPAAQREATGLPTTNEQHDLLSAHCEAPTIDLASKPQEYFGGGTRLAEPMLLMIDRVTGRWPSAGASGLGRWRAEKDVNPSDWFFKAHFLQDPVQPGSLGIEGLLQLLQFAMLDLGLGESLKDHGRFQTVALGHRMTWTYRGQVSPADKLICFLIEITRVEIGDVEVLAVANGSMWIDAVRVYAAQNLAVRIVSGSRRDDDTNSSDAEPPSWNPSSVGDDTDYPALADARQGSRPRHTMELASVAVTSRGVPVTVVRGSTKVPETTRPEEADWLPVREWWRQRWGVPPGSFNELVSWALLRRYVRRVIVQDACAMAAARGRGTLLLANHQVQIESILGTMIASWLTGTEVLTVANAKHRTRWVGELLNVVQSHAAQPSGSSTYFLDPTQPQEFFALLDQFKTDHAERDASLMVHVSGTRQVSASQRVDRISSVFLDLAVELSMPIVPVHYAGGLPVDPVIHKLEVPYRHTAQDYIFGKPILAEELRTLPYARRRRHVLNAINALAPPSDAPHEPNLAVESRLAATDAHTDSGDAAWAAIEDALDGLPVDWTTSKSRQQWRKMRPTGGRARRAGT, from the coding sequence ATGACATTCGAGCCGATTGCGATAGTGGGGCAGGGTTGCATTTTTCCTGGGGGATTGCACCCCCGCGACCTCTGGGCGGGGATCTTGGACGGTCGTGATGCGCTTGGGTCGGCACCCGCAGATCGGATGCCCACACCGGCACCCACTATTCGAAGTCATTCCCGAACAACACCGTCCGACTACCCCGTTTGTGATATCGGCGGATACGTACGCGGTTTCGCAGACGTCTTCACCCCACTTGGATTCCTCATTGCCGCAGAATCCATTGCCGGCTTGGACCCGCTTTATCTATGGACGATGCACGCTGCCCGGCAAGCAATCGAAGATGCCGGATGGGCCCTGGGTGACGTGCCCGGACGAACCGGCCTAGTCCTGGGCAATCTCAGCTATCCCACCCGCACGCTGACCGACCTCGCCGAAGAAGTCTGGAGCGGCAGGACACCCGCCGTGGACCGTCGAAACCGATTCTGCTCCGGTCTGCCCGCTGCCCTGGCAGCTGACGCATTAGGGATCACCGCGGGCGCTTTCAGTCTCGACGCGGCATGTGCTTCATCGCTCTACGCGATCAAGCTGGCGTGCGATCGTCTGCATGACCATGCAGCGGATGTGATGTTGGCTGGTGGTGTCAATGGTGCTAATCCCTTGTTGATTGCGGACGGGTTCACCGCTGTGGGAGCCTTGAGCCCGACGGGAAGATCGCGACCATTCCACCGTGACGCCGACGGCCTCGTGCCAGGAGAGGGCGCCGGGTTTGTAGTGCTTAGGCGCCTCCGCGATGCGGTCAGCGCCCATGACCGGATCATAGGAGTCATACGCGCCGTTGGGCTTTCCAACGATGGACGCGGCCCCGGCGCACTGTCTCCGTCTTCGACGGGCCAGGAACGCGCGATGTGCCTCGCTTACCAGATGGCTGACCTAGATCCGTCGGACATCTCATTGATCGAATGTCATGCCACCGGAACTCCGGTGGGCGATCTGACCGAATTCACCAGTATGAGCCGGATCTTCGCGGGTTTGAACGACGTACCAATCGGGTCGGTCAAGTCGAACCTCGGGCACCTCATCACCGCATCTGGTGTCGTCGGTCTGATCAAAGTGCTCGCTGCCATGGACGCGGGTATCCGGCCGCCGACACTGCATTCCGACGAACCCGCTCCGTTCATCGCAGGTTCGCCGTTTCGCCTACTCACACATGCGGAACCATGGACGTGTGCAGGTCCGCGGCGAGCAGCGATCAACAATTTTGGCTTTGGTGGGAACAACGCCCACCTCATTGTCGAGGAGTGGATCGAATCGGTCGAACTGCTTTCTATCCCGTCCACGCACACCGTCGACCGAACAGCAGACGACGATGTCGCGATAATTGGGTTGAGCCTGCTCGTTGGGGACGACCATGACACATGTGATGTCGCCGAGCGCTTGGTATCTCAGCGCCCAGTGACCGAACTCGAGGAAGATGGCACACGGCGAGCACGGATGCGCGGACTCAATGTTGATCTGTCCCGGGTGCGTATTCCACCAAATGATCTCGAACACGCTCTTGCCCAACAATTGTCGATACTATGCGCGGCGCTCGGCATCGGCGAACTGATTAAAACACTGCCTCCCGAACGAACAAGCATCCTTGTAGGTATGGGCTGTGACGCCGAAGTGGCTCGCTTCCCGGTCCGCTTGCGGCTCTGCGAACTCCTGGACGATCCAGCACTTTTGGCAGATGCGCGTGATCGTGTTGTCCGCAAGCTGGAGGCGCCCGGAGTCGTGGGGACGTTGCCGAACGCGGTAGCCAATCGGCTGAACAACCAGTTTGATATCCGCGGACCGAGCTTTGTCGTCAACGACGAGCAGCTCTCGGGGATCACCGCGCTCTCACTGGCTACTCGCGCACTGCGTAGCAAAGAAATTGACGCGGCCATCGTCGGCGCGGTCGATATGAGCTGCGAGCCGATCCACGAGGCCGCGGCCCGCGATTTACTCAGCGCCGGTGAACAAGACCCCGCAGACGCCGCAGTCGTGCTCGTCGTCAAACGCGCAGTCGACGCACTTCGGTCCGGAGATCCAGTCCTCGCCATCGTCACCGCAGACAGTCGACAACGGCACGACGACGTTCACCTGGGTAACGTGCCCGGTGCCCACAATGTCAGCCGCCTGCTCGGCCACGCTCACGCGGCATCCGGTCTGCTGCATATAGCAGTGGGTGCTCTGTGTGGGTTCCTGGGTGTCAAGCCCGATGGTGAACCCTGGACGAGTCGCGTGCGCGCAGTCACCGTGTCGATGAACGGACTGTTCAACAAGCGAGAGCAGGCGTTCCTGACCAACGCGCATGGTGAGAACTCGTCGACAATCGTCCAACTTGCCCGACTTAAGCAGCTCCTAGCCAATACCCGGCCGGGCATCACACAACGGCGATACCCGGCCCACCTCCCACCCGTGGTGCTACCGCACGGGTATCCCTCACGCGGACCGGAGTCACCGGACAAGTTCGCTGACGGGTCATCCGATCAAACGAGACGGCTCACCGGGCTACCCCGAGCCCCCGCGTTGCCGAGCATCGCCGACGCACGTTTGCGCCAACCGCTGGGGAGTGCACTCGTGCAACACGATTCAGCTGAATCAGTCGCGGTGGATACGAGCAGCGTGACGACGCTCAAGGGTCAGTTCGAAAACCCTTTGGGCTCAACGGGCATCGCGCCGGCCGCGGGTAGTTCAACCCACGTGGAAGATCCGAGCGAACAATCGTCGCCGGCGGCCACTAGCGGTGCGCTGCACGGAGGGTACCGGGCGAAGCAACCAGCACCACCAGATGAGAAAGCGCTACCGGCGCCGACCACTAAGCGCCGGCCGACCGGGCCAACCCTGGACAAGCGCGATCTACAAAGACACTCCTCTGGTCAGATTTCGGACGTCTTCGGCCCGGCTTTCGCGGTGCAGGACCGTTATCGCCGACAAGTACGGATGCCTGGCCCTCCGCTGCTACTTGCCGATCGGATTCTCGGCATTGACGCCAGTCCAGCCGAATTCGACGCCGGCACTATCTGGAGCGAAACAGATGTCACGCCTGGGGCTTGGTACCTGCACCAAGGTCGTATGCCTGCCGGGATCATGATCGAGAGTGGGCAGGCTGACCTTGTTCTCATCTCGTGGATGGGTGCCGACTTCGCCAACCAAGGCGAGCGTGTCTATCGGTTGCTAGGTTGTCAGATAACGTTTCTCGGCGGGCTGGCCGAGGTCGGTGACACGCTGCGCTTCGATATTCATATCGACAGCCACACCAGAATCGGCGAGATCCGGATGTTCACGTTCCACTATGACTGCTCAATCCGTGGTGTGGAACGGTTGATGATGCGCAATGGCTTAGCGGGCTTCTTCTCGGACGAAGAGCTGGCCTCCTCCAAAGGGGTCCTATGGAGACCAGAGCGTGAAACAGTGACCGGTCAACGTGATTCGGCGCCGGTTGCCATCGCGCGGACCGCGCTCTCACGAGAAGAGCTGGCGGCGTTGGCCGCCGGCCACCTCTGGGAGGTACTAGGCCTCGGCTTCGAGCTCGCCGCAACCCACACCCGCACGCCCCGAATCTGTGCTCCTGAGATGCTGTTGATGCACGAAGTGACGGATCTGGACTACGACGGCGGACCTTGGGGGCGCGGGTATTTGCGTGCTGTCAGGCGCCTGAGGGCCGACGATTGGTTTTTCTCTGGCCACTTCGAAGACGACCCTTGCATGCCGGGCTCAGTGATGTTCGAGGCGACCTTGCAGAGCATGGCCGTCTACATGACAGTGTTCGGCATGACGCTCGAATCCGATGGATGGCGGTTTGAGCCCGTTCCGTTTGAGACATACGAATTTCAATGCCGTGGCCAGGTGACGCCGAGTTCTCGCGAGCTGGTGTGTGAGGTTTTCGTCCGCGAGGTCATCGCGGACCGAGAACCTAAACTCTTTGCCGACGTGCTTTGCACGGTCGACGGGTTGGCCGCATACTATTGCCGCCGAATGGGACTCGGGCTGTCACCTGGATGGGTTAATGATCTGGGCTTCTCGGAACTCAACGGACGAATCGAGTTTCCACGGGCATCCCAGGACGGTGCCGCATTCGAGTTTCCCGCGTTGTTGGAGATAGCTTGGGGCAGGATCGCACCGGTGCTCGGAGCGAAGTTCGAACACGTCGAGAACCGCAAGTTTCCCCGGTTACCCGCTCCGCCGTTCCTGATGATCTCGCGAATTCAGTCGCTGATGGCCGAGCTGGGGGTTATGCGACCGGGCGCCAAGGTGATCGCGGAATACGACATACCTGAAGACGCCTGGTACTTCGCGGCAAACGGAGCCAGCTCAGTGCCGAATGCGTTGCTTATGGAGGTGTGCCTGCAGCCATGCGGCTGGCTCACCGGCTACACAGGTGGTCCTCCGACGGACGACGACGACATGTATATCCGCAATCTGGAAGGCACGGCAGTCCGATACGTCGAGGTCACGCGCGCCAGTGGAACGCTTCGCACGGAGGCGGTGTTAACCAGCGTGACGAAGACAGGATCGACCGCTTTGGCGCGCTTTTCAGTTGAGGTCTACACCCGCGACACCCTTGCCTACACGGCGGAAACGTTATTCGGGTGTTTCACTGGGCCCGCTGCCCAGCGGGAGGCAACGGGTTTACCCACCACGAACGAACAACACGACTTGCTTAGTGCGCATTGTGAAGCGCCAACAATAGATCTGGCCTCGAAACCCCAGGAATATTTCGGTGGCGGCACACGGCTGGCGGAACCGATGTTGCTAATGATCGACCGGGTGACCGGACGGTGGCCATCTGCCGGCGCAAGTGGATTGGGGCGATGGCGAGCCGAAAAAGACGTGAACCCGAGCGACTGGTTCTTCAAGGCCCACTTTTTGCAGGATCCTGTGCAACCAGGCTCCCTGGGCATCGAGGGCCTTCTACAGTTGCTGCAATTCGCCATGCTAGATCTCGGACTCGGCGAGTCGCTAAAGGACCACGGACGATTCCAAACGGTGGCTTTGGGACATCGCATGACCTGGACGTACCGTGGCCAAGTCTCCCCGGCAGACAAGCTCATCTGTTTTCTGATCGAGATCACTCGCGTCGAGATTGGCGATGTTGAGGTACTCGCAGTGGCCAACGGGTCGATGTGGATCGACGCAGTACGCGTCTACGCTGCCCAAAACCTTGCGGTGCGCATTGTTAGCGGATCACGCCGCGACGACGACACCAATTCGTCTGACGCGGAACCACCTTCGTGGAACCCATCGTCCGTGGGGGACGACACAGACTATCCCGCTCTTGCGGATGCACGCCAAGGATCACGTCCCCGCCACACGATGGAACTGGCCAGTGTCGCTGTCACATCGCGCGGCGTACCGGTAACTGTCGTCCGCGGCAGCACGAAAGTGCCAGAGACGACCAGGCCAGAGGAGGCGGATTGGTTACCCGTGCGTGAATGGTGGCGTCAACGATGGGGGGTGCCGCCGGGCTCGTTCAACGAGCTTGTCTCGTGGGCACTGCTAAGGCGCTATGTGCGGCGGGTGATCGTCCAGGATGCTTGCGCGATGGCCGCCGCGCGGGGCCGGGGCACGTTGTTGCTGGCTAACCACCAGGTTCAGATTGAATCGATTCTCGGCACCATGATCGCTTCATGGCTTACCGGCACTGAGGTTTTGACAGTGGCTAATGCCAAGCACAGGACGAGGTGGGTGGGCGAACTCTTAAACGTCGTGCAAAGTCATGCGGCGCAGCCCAGCGGGTCCAGCACCTACTTCCTCGATCCTACTCAGCCACAAGAGTTCTTCGCACTGTTGGATCAGTTCAAAACGGATCATGCGGAACGCGACGCATCGCTGATGGTCCATGTCTCGGGGACCCGGCAGGTCAGCGCCAGCCAGCGGGTGGACAGGATATCGTCGGTGTTTCTCGACCTGGCCGTGGAACTGTCGATGCCCATCGTGCCCGTACATTATGCCGGCGGACTTCCGGTCGATCCCGTGATTCACAAGCTCGAGGTGCCCTACCGTCACACCGCCCAAGACTACATTTTCGGAAAGCCTATCTTGGCCGAAGAATTGCGAACCTTGCCGTATGCACGACGTCGACGGCACGTACTGAATGCCATCAACGCGCTCGCACCGCCCAGCGATGCACCGCACGAACCAAACCTGGCCGTGGAGTCGCGACTCGCCGCGACGGATGCGCACACTGATTCCGGTGACGCCGCATGGGCAGCGATCGAGGATGCACTTGACGGCCTGCCCGTCGACTGGACTACGTCGAAGAGCCGTCAGCAGTGGCGCAAGATGCGCCCAACCGGTGGCCGTGCGCGCCGTGCTGGCACCTGA
- a CDS encoding flavin reductase family protein gives MNAAEVGGAGRLVEQDSARTLADPVAAHPLAISTEQTPKFAAAMRMLATGVVILTVEVDGRPWGVTISSCSSLSMAPPRLVCSLKSNSAAALAVAAGTRFGINILSAAQAELAEASAKPGVPKFLDLDILIHRGDPQVATPQIADALYNLDCVVVSRSQIIEHDLVVGEVRWSQSGPHHDPLLYFNRSFRAPAWQT, from the coding sequence ATGAATGCGGCAGAAGTCGGCGGCGCCGGCCGCCTCGTCGAGCAAGACTCGGCGCGCACGCTAGCAGATCCGGTTGCTGCCCATCCGCTGGCGATCAGCACTGAGCAGACTCCGAAGTTCGCGGCGGCGATGCGGATGCTGGCCACCGGCGTGGTGATTCTTACCGTCGAGGTCGACGGGCGACCGTGGGGTGTGACGATCAGTTCCTGCTCGTCGCTGTCAATGGCACCGCCTCGCCTGGTGTGCTCGCTGAAGTCAAACTCGGCGGCAGCACTGGCCGTCGCCGCCGGTACTCGGTTCGGGATCAACATCCTCTCGGCGGCACAAGCAGAGTTGGCTGAAGCATCCGCCAAGCCGGGAGTGCCGAAATTCCTCGACCTGGACATCCTGATTCACCGGGGAGATCCTCAGGTCGCGACACCTCAGATTGCCGATGCTTTGTACAACCTGGACTGCGTCGTCGTCTCACGATCCCAGATCATCGAACACGACCTGGTGGTTGGTGAGGTGCGCTGGTCACAGTCCGGTCCCCACCATGACCCATTGCTGTATTTCAACCGATCGTTTCGGGCTCCGGCCTGGCAGACCTAA